One Microbacterium esteraromaticum genomic window carries:
- a CDS encoding IclR family transcriptional regulator has protein sequence MTVEKGTNQSVEKAISVLETFSSGEPMRVGDVARAAGLGQSTASRLLATLESGGLVERDPLTSLYFLGSELMTLAGIAINQNAVHRVGRQIAQNLAAQLGLGVNIALRRGAEVVYLCNFEGLRSPKSHTLMGQRVPLHATSIGKATLVGSTRSSRLGLLPELPQFTESTITSHDDLDREVAAITRRGYATELEEFVLGRASVAAPILDQFGKIAAAISISGPLTTIDLGTREQELGRLVLETADRISSGLGYHGPIS, from the coding sequence ATGACCGTCGAGAAGGGCACGAATCAGAGCGTCGAGAAGGCGATCTCGGTGCTCGAGACGTTCTCGAGCGGCGAGCCGATGCGCGTGGGAGATGTCGCGCGAGCGGCGGGGCTCGGCCAGTCCACGGCATCCCGCCTGCTGGCCACACTCGAATCCGGCGGTCTGGTCGAGCGCGATCCGCTCACGTCGCTGTACTTCCTCGGTTCCGAGCTGATGACGCTGGCCGGCATCGCGATCAACCAGAACGCCGTCCACCGGGTCGGACGCCAGATCGCCCAGAATCTCGCCGCACAGCTGGGGCTCGGCGTCAACATCGCTCTGCGGCGCGGAGCCGAAGTGGTCTACCTGTGCAACTTCGAGGGGCTGCGCTCACCCAAGTCGCACACCCTGATGGGGCAGCGTGTGCCGCTGCATGCGACGAGCATCGGCAAGGCGACTCTGGTCGGCTCGACCAGATCGTCGCGTCTCGGGCTCCTCCCCGAGCTTCCGCAGTTCACCGAATCGACGATCACCTCGCACGACGACCTCGACCGCGAAGTGGCTGCGATCACGCGCCGTGGCTACGCGACCGAGCTCGAGGAGTTCGTGCTCGGACGCGCCTCGGTCGCGGCACCCATCCTCGACCAGTTCGGCAAGATCGCAGCGGCCATCTCGATCTCAGGCCCGCTCACCACGATCGACCTCGGCACACGCGAGCAGGAGCTCGGAAGACTCGTGCTCGAGACCGCCGATCGCATCAGCTCGGGCCTCGGCTACCACGGACCCATCTCGTGA
- a CDS encoding sugar ABC transporter substrate-binding protein, which translates to MAIDLSRRDLLRYSALGLGTVAAAGLVACAPGGGTAPVATPGAGKATDFTFGSWSLSEEAAKPAVQAALDAFAADKGIKIPTSVYPYNDYLNQLTLQVRGGQFTGAAQLDVAWLSAIAALGKLTDLSAFAKGRGYTDAALGAGQFGGKQLGLPWTIGAVGLIGNAELFDKAGASLTPATIEEFEEGLRALKGIGVTPYAASTKAAQLKDIVVWMQTFGSPIVEDGKAAIGDEASVKAVEWYKKLYDEGLIAPDVDRAAARTLFAQGAAALYDDAPVGKSAVVSQSPDSALGDKMTPIARPVLAAGDTPQHVLWGHLVVVVDGDGAGTAADFAQWLTSEPEQTVSYFEALGLPPTTDEALGSDAVAANTFVQSFTEKITSTATASPLWANPAYGQMESAIAEQVQAVLIGQSSATDAMSKAGSAIDALL; encoded by the coding sequence ATGGCCATCGACCTCTCGCGCCGCGACCTGCTGCGCTATTCTGCCCTCGGACTCGGCACCGTCGCCGCAGCCGGACTCGTCGCCTGCGCTCCCGGCGGAGGCACGGCACCGGTCGCGACTCCCGGCGCCGGAAAGGCGACCGACTTCACGTTCGGATCCTGGAGCCTCTCGGAGGAGGCCGCGAAGCCCGCCGTCCAGGCCGCGCTCGACGCATTCGCCGCCGACAAGGGGATCAAGATCCCGACCAGTGTCTATCCGTACAACGACTATCTGAACCAGCTGACCCTGCAGGTGCGCGGCGGTCAGTTCACCGGTGCCGCGCAGCTCGACGTCGCCTGGCTCTCGGCCATCGCCGCGCTCGGCAAGCTGACCGATCTCTCGGCCTTCGCCAAGGGACGCGGCTACACCGATGCCGCGCTCGGCGCCGGCCAGTTCGGCGGCAAGCAGCTCGGCCTGCCCTGGACGATCGGTGCCGTGGGCCTCATCGGCAACGCAGAGCTGTTCGACAAGGCCGGAGCCTCGCTGACTCCGGCGACGATCGAGGAGTTCGAGGAGGGCCTGCGGGCGCTCAAGGGCATCGGGGTGACTCCGTATGCGGCATCGACCAAGGCGGCGCAGCTGAAGGACATCGTCGTCTGGATGCAGACGTTCGGGTCACCCATCGTCGAAGACGGCAAGGCCGCGATCGGCGATGAGGCATCGGTCAAGGCCGTGGAGTGGTACAAGAAGCTCTACGACGAGGGACTCATCGCCCCCGACGTGGATCGTGCGGCGGCCCGCACCCTCTTCGCCCAAGGGGCGGCCGCACTGTACGACGACGCCCCCGTCGGCAAGTCCGCCGTCGTGTCGCAGTCGCCCGACTCGGCCCTCGGCGACAAGATGACGCCGATCGCCCGACCTGTGCTCGCCGCCGGCGACACCCCGCAGCACGTGCTGTGGGGACACCTCGTCGTCGTCGTCGACGGAGACGGCGCGGGAACCGCCGCCGACTTCGCGCAGTGGCTCACGAGCGAGCCCGAGCAGACCGTCTCCTACTTCGAGGCGCTCGGTCTGCCGCCGACCACGGACGAGGCGCTGGGATCGGATGCTGTCGCCGCGAACACCTTCGTTCAGAGCTTCACCGAGAAGATCACCTCGACCGCGACCGCCAGCCCCCTCTGGGCGAATCCCGCGTACGGGCAGATGGAGTCTGCGATCGCCGAGCAGGTGCAGGCCGTCCTGATCGGTCAGAGCTCGGCCACGGACGCCATGTCGAAGGCGGGATCCGCTATCGACGCGCTCCTCTGA
- a CDS encoding carbohydrate ABC transporter permease, with amino-acid sequence MLPGLVLLCAIVLYPLIRSLISAFFDESLLYPGMTFVGFENIAQVLDADFGRLVVQTLIFTVGATVVPFLIGLALALVLNQTFPGHRVLRGAFLIPWLIPGVVVSFLWMWIFDANYGVLNGILMNLGAIDSPVAWLFSTDTARTALIAAKTWNTFPWIMVMLLAALQTVPAELHEAAAMDGAGTVRRFFAVTWPHISGVAGLVVLLEFIWNFQHFDTIFVLTGGGPAGTTSTFATEVYDTAFKAYDLGHAGALGIVWMALLTVLVVVYVWLSERTEKEARR; translated from the coding sequence TTGCTGCCCGGCCTCGTGCTGCTCTGCGCGATCGTGCTGTATCCGCTCATCCGATCGCTGATCTCGGCGTTCTTCGACGAGAGCCTGCTCTACCCCGGCATGACGTTCGTGGGCTTCGAGAACATCGCGCAGGTGCTCGACGCGGACTTCGGCCGGCTCGTCGTGCAGACCCTGATCTTCACGGTCGGCGCGACCGTCGTGCCGTTCCTCATCGGGCTGGCGCTGGCGCTGGTGCTCAACCAGACCTTCCCCGGGCACCGGGTGCTGCGAGGGGCCTTCCTGATCCCGTGGCTGATCCCCGGGGTCGTGGTGTCGTTCCTGTGGATGTGGATCTTCGACGCCAACTACGGAGTGCTCAACGGCATCCTCATGAACCTCGGCGCCATCGACAGTCCGGTCGCGTGGCTGTTCTCCACCGACACGGCACGCACGGCGCTCATTGCGGCGAAGACCTGGAACACGTTCCCGTGGATCATGGTGATGCTCCTGGCCGCACTGCAGACCGTGCCCGCCGAGCTGCACGAGGCGGCGGCGATGGACGGAGCGGGCACCGTGCGACGCTTCTTCGCCGTCACCTGGCCGCACATCAGCGGCGTCGCCGGACTGGTCGTGCTGCTCGAGTTCATCTGGAACTTCCAGCACTTCGACACGATCTTCGTGCTCACCGGCGGTGGACCCGCCGGCACGACGAGCACCTTCGCCACCGAGGTGTACGACACGGCGTTCAAGGCATACGACCTCGGCCACGCGGGTGCACTCGGCATCGTCTGGATGGCTCTGCTCACGGTGCTCGTCGTCGTCTACGTCTGGTTGTCCGAGCGCACCGAGAAGGAGGCCCGCCGATGA
- a CDS encoding FAD-dependent oxidoreductase — MRTQNVNSDITVIGGGLAGVCAAISAARLGKKVALIGNRPVLGGNSSSEVRVWVVGATSHGVQRYARESGVIGELYVENQYRNPEGNPIIWDEVVLDAVRAEPNITLFLNTDVREVDTEERDGERVVARAIGWTMGSELLTTFTSPYFIDCTGDGFIGFLAGADHRIGREAAAEFDEAWAPETADDELLGSTILFYTKDLGRPVDFVAPDSAKDITQTPIPTSRILRSGDSGAHYWWIEWGGHLDTVHDNEAIRDELRSVIFGIWDYIKNSGRFDAETLDLEWVGTIPGKREYRRFLGDHVLTQNDILDQVDHHDDVAFGGWSIDLHPVEGMYATAAGAHQRYSDGIYGIPFRSYYSRNIDNLLIAGRDISATHVAFGSTRVMATCGAGGEAAGTGASLALELGVRPRVVADAHSADLRQLLLRQDASVFGVRNADPADIARTASVTASSVMRSIDPLDQVPGAEQTELPLETDTGVLLPVDPRLDAIDVLVACRRDTVLKAQLWTTRHRQNAVPVDHRLSVETPVVASDEPQWVRVPLEWAPGDPENVVIVFEADDALSLILADAQVPGVLALPRRAQADGDLNVAVDISERVVAWPAIPLRGRTPRLRLLPETEAYVPEKSVGGYQRFYGGPNEWVSQPFSGEESLTLEWDEQQAIHSIRLVFDDDPDVELNTLHHHRTPDRIFPELVRDYVIEARSAAGWTDLVTVTANRRRQRVHEIDPIQTDALRLRITATNGAAQARVVSVRVY; from the coding sequence ATGCGCACTCAGAACGTGAACTCCGACATCACCGTCATCGGCGGTGGACTCGCAGGCGTCTGCGCGGCGATCAGCGCCGCGCGACTGGGAAAGAAGGTGGCGCTCATCGGCAACCGGCCCGTGCTGGGCGGCAACTCGTCGTCGGAGGTGCGGGTCTGGGTGGTCGGGGCGACCTCGCACGGGGTGCAGCGCTATGCGCGCGAAAGCGGCGTGATCGGGGAGCTGTACGTCGAGAACCAGTATCGGAACCCGGAGGGCAACCCGATCATCTGGGATGAGGTCGTGCTCGACGCCGTCCGCGCCGAGCCGAACATCACGCTGTTCCTCAACACCGACGTGCGCGAGGTGGACACCGAGGAGCGCGACGGCGAGCGCGTGGTGGCCAGGGCGATCGGCTGGACCATGGGATCCGAGCTTCTCACCACCTTCACCAGCCCGTACTTCATCGACTGCACCGGCGATGGGTTCATCGGCTTCCTCGCAGGGGCCGACCATCGGATCGGACGCGAGGCCGCCGCTGAGTTCGATGAGGCGTGGGCGCCGGAGACCGCCGACGACGAGCTGCTCGGCTCCACGATCCTCTTCTACACCAAGGACCTCGGGCGGCCGGTCGACTTCGTGGCCCCGGACTCCGCGAAGGACATCACCCAGACACCGATCCCGACCTCGCGGATCCTGCGCTCCGGTGACTCCGGCGCCCACTACTGGTGGATCGAATGGGGCGGGCATCTCGACACCGTCCACGACAACGAGGCGATCCGCGACGAGCTGCGTTCGGTGATCTTCGGCATCTGGGACTACATCAAGAACTCAGGCAGATTCGACGCCGAGACGCTGGATCTCGAATGGGTCGGCACCATACCGGGCAAGCGGGAGTACCGACGCTTCCTCGGCGACCACGTGCTCACTCAGAACGATATCCTCGACCAGGTCGATCATCATGACGACGTCGCATTCGGCGGCTGGTCTATCGACCTGCACCCCGTCGAAGGCATGTACGCCACCGCGGCTGGTGCGCACCAGCGCTACTCGGACGGCATCTACGGCATCCCGTTCCGCAGCTATTACTCGCGCAACATCGACAACCTGCTCATCGCAGGACGCGACATCTCGGCGACGCATGTCGCCTTCGGCTCGACGCGGGTCATGGCGACCTGCGGCGCGGGCGGCGAGGCGGCCGGAACGGGCGCCTCGCTCGCCCTTGAGCTCGGGGTGCGCCCGCGGGTCGTCGCCGATGCGCACTCCGCCGACCTGAGGCAGCTGCTGCTGCGTCAGGATGCCTCGGTGTTCGGGGTGCGCAATGCCGACCCGGCCGACATTGCGCGTACGGCGAGCGTCACCGCCAGCAGCGTCATGCGCAGCATCGATCCGCTTGATCAGGTGCCGGGCGCCGAGCAGACGGAGCTGCCTCTCGAGACCGACACGGGCGTGCTGCTGCCCGTCGATCCGCGGCTCGACGCGATCGACGTGCTCGTCGCGTGCCGCCGTGACACGGTGCTGAAGGCACAGCTGTGGACGACCCGCCACCGCCAGAACGCCGTGCCCGTCGATCATCGGCTCTCGGTCGAGACCCCTGTCGTGGCATCCGACGAACCGCAGTGGGTGCGGGTGCCCCTGGAGTGGGCGCCGGGCGATCCCGAGAACGTCGTGATCGTCTTCGAGGCCGATGACGCGCTGTCGTTGATCCTGGCAGACGCGCAGGTGCCGGGGGTGCTCGCCCTGCCGCGACGCGCTCAGGCGGATGGCGACCTGAACGTCGCCGTCGACATATCCGAGCGCGTCGTCGCCTGGCCGGCGATCCCGCTGCGCGGGCGCACGCCGCGACTGCGGCTGCTGCCCGAGACCGAGGCGTACGTCCCCGAGAAGTCGGTCGGCGGATACCAGCGGTTCTACGGCGGTCCGAACGAGTGGGTCTCGCAGCCGTTCTCGGGCGAGGAATCGCTCACGCTCGAGTGGGACGAGCAGCAGGCGATCCACAGCATCCGGCTGGTCTTCGACGACGACCCCGACGTCGAGCTGAACACTCTGCACCACCACCGCACGCCCGATCGGATCTTCCCCGAGCTGGTCCGCGACTACGTGATCGAGGCGCGGTCCGCGGCCGGCTGGACCGACCTCGTGACGGTCACCGCCAATCGGCGCCGGCAGCGGGTGCACGAGATCGACCCGATTCAGACCGATGCGCTGAGGCTGCGCATCACGGCGACGAACGGCGCCGCACAGGCGCGGGTGGTCTCGGTGCGGGTGTATTGA
- the tadA gene encoding tRNA adenosine(34) deaminase TadA has product MTRALALAAAAGAAGDVPVGAVVLDAGGRIVGEGRNLREQTHDPTAHAEIVALRAAAEANGGWNLEEHTLVVTLEPCVMCAGAILQARIGRVVFGAWDDKAGAAGSMYDVLRDRRLPYRAEVVGGIRADEATMQLRAFFETRR; this is encoded by the coding sequence ATGACGCGCGCTCTCGCGCTCGCCGCTGCGGCGGGAGCGGCGGGCGACGTGCCCGTCGGGGCGGTGGTTCTGGATGCCGGTGGCCGCATCGTCGGCGAGGGCCGCAACCTGCGCGAGCAGACCCATGACCCGACGGCACATGCGGAGATCGTCGCGCTGCGTGCCGCGGCAGAGGCCAACGGCGGCTGGAATCTTGAGGAGCACACGCTCGTCGTCACGCTCGAGCCGTGCGTGATGTGCGCGGGCGCGATCCTGCAGGCGCGGATCGGCCGTGTGGTCTTCGGCGCCTGGGACGACAAGGCGGGGGCCGCAGGTTCGATGTACGACGTCCTGCGCGACAGGAGACTGCCGTATCGGGCCGAGGTCGTCGGCGGGATCCGGGCCGACGAGGCCACGATGCAGCTGCGCGCCTTCTTCGAGACCCGGCGCTGA
- a CDS encoding alginate lyase family protein: MTKSRWRSSLSAILALTLAAAALPAVAASSAAAADGTLRDGFDELGAHWTQSAGVWEATDGAARVVTAGSPRGSILALTDHRLASVSTATATFSTEGGGATAWAGFTVDRNLVSDDYTQSGYTVLVRNNGEVAVIAAAGASAVRYLGTAQTAAAPGTAPVTLTVALDGDDLDVSLGGEHVLSVSDAAFTGGGFSLAAHRDLKMIADEVSLTGVVERDEPTVTYPDCKAWSGAAEPGAERGVVLNSDERIAAVTRRIQTDVEPQASAFDRLLDETADDLARTPNAPETFFVPFFYNNPDAHRAARDGLQNDANAAYRLALAYRITGDAAYGSHAASFIDAWTSTLECVRTSEDSALAFSYHFPAFVYAAELLRGTSAWTTEAEARFAGFVRETAIPVAESIMHRENNWGSWALETKTAGAAYLADESLIQAAGERAFQLLEHQIDANGHLPEEVGRNNGVGDYGIWYTHFSLLPLMLVAETLEPHGYDLHSYVNANGAGLADAVAEVSGWVADPSTFEYYSGDVAGLANVRTIDYLRAAGIRAHSMSYFELGANHYPSAQLDALLAEEGPMTTIHSAPFLSLTHGSMATPDLEPLVRTAVDVQCVGPRVKVRVDATSIADEPIDVTFDADSAIRSEEGVLPGERARKVFVMTPEQADGTIEVTARTADGHAVTATVEYDVVCR; the protein is encoded by the coding sequence ATGACGAAAAGTCGATGGAGATCATCGCTCTCGGCGATCTTGGCGCTCACACTGGCCGCGGCGGCTCTCCCCGCCGTCGCGGCGAGTTCCGCCGCAGCGGCCGACGGCACGCTGCGCGACGGGTTCGACGAGCTCGGCGCACACTGGACCCAGTCCGCGGGCGTGTGGGAGGCGACCGACGGCGCCGCGCGGGTGGTCACCGCAGGCTCGCCTCGCGGCTCGATCCTCGCACTCACCGACCATCGCCTCGCATCCGTGAGCACGGCGACCGCGACCTTCTCGACGGAGGGCGGCGGCGCCACGGCATGGGCGGGATTCACCGTCGACCGCAATCTGGTGAGCGACGATTACACCCAGTCCGGCTACACCGTGCTGGTGCGCAACAACGGCGAGGTCGCTGTCATCGCCGCAGCGGGCGCTTCGGCCGTGCGCTACCTCGGCACCGCGCAGACCGCGGCGGCGCCGGGCACCGCACCCGTCACCCTCACCGTCGCGCTCGACGGCGACGATCTCGACGTGTCGCTCGGCGGCGAGCACGTGCTCTCGGTATCGGATGCCGCGTTCACCGGCGGCGGTTTCAGCCTGGCGGCGCACCGCGATCTGAAGATGATCGCCGACGAGGTCTCTCTCACCGGTGTCGTGGAGCGCGACGAGCCGACGGTGACCTACCCCGACTGCAAGGCGTGGTCGGGCGCCGCCGAGCCCGGCGCCGAGCGCGGGGTCGTGCTCAACAGCGACGAGCGCATCGCCGCCGTGACGCGGCGGATCCAGACGGATGTCGAGCCGCAGGCCTCGGCATTCGATCGCCTGCTCGATGAGACCGCCGACGATCTCGCGCGCACCCCGAACGCGCCCGAGACCTTCTTCGTGCCGTTCTTCTACAACAACCCCGATGCTCACCGCGCCGCGCGCGACGGGCTGCAGAACGATGCCAATGCGGCGTACCGGCTCGCGCTGGCGTACCGCATCACCGGCGACGCCGCCTACGGCTCGCACGCGGCGTCGTTCATCGACGCGTGGACGTCGACGCTCGAGTGCGTGCGCACCTCGGAGGATTCGGCATTGGCCTTCAGCTACCACTTCCCGGCCTTCGTGTACGCCGCCGAGCTGCTGCGCGGCACGTCGGCGTGGACGACCGAGGCCGAGGCGCGGTTCGCCGGGTTCGTGCGTGAGACCGCCATCCCCGTCGCCGAGTCGATCATGCATCGCGAGAACAACTGGGGCAGCTGGGCGCTCGAGACGAAGACCGCGGGTGCCGCGTATCTGGCCGACGAGTCGCTCATCCAGGCAGCCGGCGAACGGGCGTTTCAGCTGCTGGAACACCAGATCGATGCGAACGGGCACCTTCCCGAGGAGGTCGGGCGCAACAACGGGGTCGGCGACTATGGCATCTGGTACACCCACTTCTCGCTGCTCCCGCTCATGCTCGTCGCCGAGACGCTCGAACCGCACGGGTACGACCTGCACTCGTACGTCAACGCGAACGGGGCAGGCCTTGCGGACGCCGTGGCTGAGGTGAGCGGCTGGGTCGCCGACCCGTCGACGTTCGAGTACTACTCCGGCGACGTCGCGGGTCTCGCGAACGTGCGCACGATCGACTACCTTCGTGCGGCGGGGATCCGGGCGCACTCCATGAGCTACTTCGAACTCGGTGCGAACCACTATCCGTCCGCTCAGCTCGACGCTCTGCTCGCGGAGGAGGGGCCGATGACGACGATCCACTCGGCGCCGTTCCTGAGCCTCACCCACGGTTCCATGGCGACTCCGGATCTCGAGCCGCTGGTGCGCACTGCGGTGGACGTGCAGTGCGTCGGTCCGCGTGTGAAGGTGAGGGTGGATGCGACGAGCATCGCGGATGAGCCGATCGACGTGACCTTCGATGCCGACTCCGCCATCAGGAGCGAGGAGGGCGTGCTGCCGGGCGAGCGGGCGCGCAAGGTGTTCGTGATGACTCCGGAACAGGCGGACGGCACGATCGAGGTGACGGCCCGCACGGCCGACGGACACGCGGTGACGGCGACGGTCGAGTACGACGTCGTCTGCCGGTGA
- a CDS encoding carbohydrate ABC transporter permease gives MSEVLTPPVSDADERQRPRHSAKPRRGGIRRIRWGMWITLAVLALFGFAPVYWLLVTSLTPDHLVFQFPPRLIPSELTLDHYAAVFGNEAIFGYLRNSVIVSVITAVLSVVVSMYMGYAFSKYRFRGRKSLMYFVLSSQMFPQALLLVTLYLVFAQFGLLNTYLALILSFATFTLPLCVWMLKGFFDALPDDLIEAARIDGAGPWRIFHSIIFPLAAPGLVAAGLFAFVRGWNDFIFALTLAGPDKQTLPPGLVNTFISEASTSWPALMAASLIVSVPVCVAFILLQRFLVGGITAGAVKG, from the coding sequence ATGAGCGAGGTGCTGACCCCGCCCGTGTCGGACGCCGACGAGCGGCAGCGGCCGAGACACTCCGCGAAGCCGCGGCGAGGCGGCATCCGCCGTATCCGCTGGGGCATGTGGATCACGCTCGCCGTGCTCGCACTGTTCGGCTTCGCCCCGGTGTACTGGCTGCTGGTCACGTCGCTCACGCCCGACCACCTGGTGTTCCAGTTTCCGCCCAGGCTCATCCCTTCTGAGCTCACCCTCGACCACTACGCCGCAGTGTTCGGCAACGAGGCGATCTTCGGGTACCTGCGCAACAGCGTCATCGTGTCGGTGATCACGGCGGTGCTCTCGGTCGTGGTCTCGATGTACATGGGGTACGCCTTCTCGAAGTACCGCTTCCGCGGGCGCAAGTCGCTGATGTACTTCGTGCTGTCGAGCCAGATGTTCCCGCAGGCGCTGCTGCTCGTCACGCTCTACCTGGTCTTCGCGCAGTTCGGGCTGCTGAACACGTACCTCGCACTGATCCTCTCGTTCGCGACGTTCACGCTGCCGCTGTGCGTGTGGATGCTGAAGGGCTTCTTCGACGCCCTGCCGGACGACCTCATCGAGGCCGCGCGCATCGACGGCGCCGGCCCCTGGCGCATCTTCCACTCGATCATCTTCCCGCTTGCCGCGCCGGGCCTCGTCGCGGCAGGTCTGTTCGCGTTCGTGCGCGGGTGGAACGACTTCATCTTCGCGCTGACCCTCGCAGGCCCCGACAAGCAGACCCTGCCCCCGGGTCTGGTGAACACCTTCATCTCCGAGGCGAGCACCTCGTGGCCCGCGCTCATGGCAGCCTCGCTCATCGTGTCGGTGCCCGTGTGCGTCGCCTTCATCCTGCTCCAGCGCTTCCTCGTCGGCGGAATCACCGCCGGCGCCGTCAAGGGCTGA